The proteins below come from a single Oerskovia jenensis genomic window:
- a CDS encoding ferritin-like fold-containing protein produces MSELQHHDLSDGTARLATDRDVIGLLGLIAYTELATFGRLAADAANAPTLAQRHQLSRHAGKMLARHERVLERIADLGGDPEAEMGAFDGIFDDFENRTPSSTWWEGVLKGYVGHGVADDFCRLAADGLDDQSRALVLEILSDGVDSERSATVIADAAAADPVLASRLALWGRRLVGEALGLVQTLLAEREGLSRLLADGAGHRTESGTPGPADVTGTAADRQAWVFSQLTAEHTRRMGRLGLAA; encoded by the coding sequence ATGAGCGAGCTTCAGCACCACGACCTGTCCGACGGTACGGCCAGGCTCGCGACCGACCGCGACGTGATCGGCCTCCTGGGTCTCATCGCGTACACCGAGCTCGCGACGTTCGGGCGGCTGGCAGCCGATGCGGCGAACGCGCCGACCCTCGCCCAGCGCCACCAGCTCTCGCGCCACGCGGGCAAGATGCTGGCCCGGCACGAGCGGGTCCTGGAGCGCATCGCGGACCTGGGCGGCGACCCCGAGGCGGAGATGGGCGCCTTCGACGGGATCTTCGACGACTTCGAGAACCGCACCCCGTCGAGCACGTGGTGGGAGGGAGTCCTCAAGGGGTACGTGGGGCACGGTGTGGCCGACGACTTCTGCCGGCTCGCCGCGGACGGGCTCGACGACCAGTCGCGCGCCCTGGTCCTGGAGATCCTCTCGGACGGCGTCGACTCGGAGCGCTCGGCCACCGTCATCGCCGACGCCGCCGCCGCGGACCCGGTGCTCGCGTCGCGCCTCGCGCTGTGGGGCCGTCGACTCGTGGGCGAGGCGCTCGGGCTCGTGCAGACGCTGCTCGCCGAGCGCGAGGGTCTGAGCCGGCTCCTCGCGGACGGCGCAGGCCACCGCACCGAGTCGGGGACGCCCGGCCCTGCCGACGTGACGGGCACCGCAGCGGACCGCCAGGCCTGGGTCTTCTCACAGCTCACGGCGGAGCACACGCGCCGTATGGGTCGGTTGGGCCTCGCGGCCTGA
- a CDS encoding TetR/AcrR family transcriptional regulator: protein MSGVTAEQRSSGTVRARMPRGERRAQLLTIAERLFSDHGYHHITMDDIADGAGVSKPVLYRHFPSKLDLYLALVDQQGVALVASVRTVLAPFRSAAPGVSPADVDALAVDGLAVIEAIVRAYVDYARTAGPSAGLLFESDVMRDPGVRARVLEPDEVNAREFALVLGRLTSLTEHEAIVVARTCTAIARNAAGEAARTGTDVTDEELTRLVPALAWRGVHGMLRRDR from the coding sequence ATGTCGGGGGTCACAGCGGAGCAGCGAAGCAGCGGGACCGTGCGCGCACGCATGCCCAGGGGCGAACGGCGGGCGCAGCTGCTCACCATCGCCGAACGCCTGTTCTCCGACCACGGCTACCACCACATCACCATGGACGACATCGCCGACGGCGCCGGGGTCAGCAAGCCCGTCCTCTACCGGCACTTCCCGTCCAAGCTCGACCTGTACCTCGCGCTCGTCGACCAGCAGGGCGTCGCCCTCGTGGCCTCGGTCCGCACCGTCCTCGCACCGTTCCGCTCCGCGGCGCCGGGCGTCTCCCCCGCGGACGTCGACGCCCTCGCCGTGGACGGGCTCGCCGTGATCGAGGCCATCGTGCGGGCCTACGTCGACTACGCCCGCACCGCCGGACCGTCCGCGGGTCTCCTGTTCGAGTCCGACGTCATGCGCGACCCGGGCGTCCGCGCCCGCGTGCTCGAACCCGACGAGGTCAACGCGCGCGAGTTCGCCCTCGTCCTCGGTCGGCTGACGTCGCTCACCGAGCACGAGGCGATCGTCGTCGCCCGCACCTGCACCGCGATCGCACGCAACGCAGCGGGAGAGGCCGCGCGCACGGGCACCGACGTGACCGACGAGGAACTCACCCGGCTCGTGCCTGCGCTCGCGTGGCGCGGGGTCCACGGGATGCTCCGCCGCGACCGCTGA
- a CDS encoding DUF3107 domain-containing protein, with the protein MEVTIGVQNLARELVIETEETTETVAAAVSAALAGGPALELLDSRGRRVIVPTASIGYVEIGTEEQRRVGFGSL; encoded by the coding sequence GTGGAAGTCACCATCGGTGTGCAGAACCTGGCCCGCGAGCTCGTGATCGAGACGGAGGAGACCACGGAGACCGTGGCCGCCGCCGTCTCTGCGGCCCTGGCCGGCGGGCCGGCCCTCGAGCTGCTCGACTCGCGCGGACGCCGCGTCATCGTCCCGACGGCGTCGATCGGCTACGTCGAGATCGGCACCGAGGAGCAGCGTCGGGTGGGCTTCGGCTCGCTCTGA
- a CDS encoding VOC family protein, whose product MEPRVSLITLGVRDVARARAFYVDGLGWEPVNEVPDEVVFLQVGHGLLLSLWRRADLLEEAGPGVHEAHHGPEHSPGHVAPVALAHNVGSPAEVDDVLASAVAAGGSVVVHAQVRVWGGYSGYFADPDGFRWEVAHNPGLVVSDDGRVTFTAPEPDPGAW is encoded by the coding sequence ATGGAACCTCGCGTCAGTCTGATCACCCTGGGGGTGCGCGACGTCGCCCGGGCGCGCGCCTTCTACGTCGACGGCCTGGGCTGGGAGCCGGTCAACGAGGTCCCGGACGAGGTCGTGTTCCTCCAGGTCGGTCACGGCCTGCTGCTCTCGCTGTGGCGCCGCGCCGACCTCCTCGAAGAGGCCGGCCCGGGCGTCCACGAGGCGCACCACGGCCCCGAGCATTCGCCGGGGCACGTCGCTCCCGTCGCGCTCGCGCACAACGTCGGCTCCCCCGCCGAGGTGGACGACGTCCTGGCGAGCGCGGTCGCCGCAGGAGGCTCCGTCGTCGTGCATGCGCAGGTACGCGTGTGGGGTGGCTACTCGGGGTACTTCGCGGACCCGGACGGATTCCGCTGGGAGGTCGCGCACAACCCGGGCCTCGTGGTGTCCGACGACGGTCGGGTCACCTTCACCGCTCCCGAGCCGGACCCGGGTGCCTGGTAG
- a CDS encoding beta-N-acetylhexosaminidase yields MNSPGRRRPAALTAGVLATILAATLLTACTAEESAVPSLGLGLVPVPSDVSVGEGEGFALTADSTIALVTPEVMAPEVYGVGEELAEYLGTATGFELPLGPAVDGAAGEIRLELVPDAEVAWDRNGALDDPAVDAYELTVDEDQVVLKAAAPPGLFRGVQTLRQLFPPEIESTTVQDAPASGWTAPAVTITDAPRFAYRGAMLDVARRFYPVESVKRFIDHASTYKLNALHLHLTDDQGWRIAVDALPQLTEIGSTTQEWWEPGSGEGERWYYTAEEYAEIVAYAGEKFMTVVPEIDGPGHTLAAQASLGSLTCDGVPTAQYWGPEVNNPVVCSSDENMGNVQAFLQTVLASVAGQNPGPYLHLGGDEAPSPPGWYENYAEAANEIATGHGKTVIGWHQWGAAEALPPGTLIQYWGVGERLRPIIGGEATNADLVDVQDALGLGARLIMSPADRTYLDMKYDQDTPYGLEWAAQITLEEAYDWDPATELTSPDGKSALADESDMAGVEVLLWSDRSYPDSLAGPPSGPEVFVPVDQYADFMLFPRLPATAEVAWSDQADRSYPDFRDRLVQVSPRWTAAGIGWNEVSDVDWTP; encoded by the coding sequence ATGAACTCGCCAGGTCGCCGTCGACCCGCCGCCCTCACCGCGGGGGTCCTCGCCACGATCCTTGCCGCGACGCTGCTCACGGCCTGCACGGCCGAGGAGAGCGCGGTCCCGTCGCTCGGCCTGGGACTCGTCCCCGTGCCGAGCGACGTGAGCGTCGGCGAGGGCGAGGGATTCGCCCTCACCGCGGACTCGACGATCGCCCTGGTCACCCCCGAGGTCATGGCGCCCGAGGTCTACGGCGTGGGCGAGGAGCTCGCCGAGTACCTGGGCACCGCGACGGGCTTCGAGCTGCCGCTGGGCCCGGCCGTCGACGGCGCGGCGGGCGAGATCCGGCTGGAGCTCGTCCCGGATGCCGAGGTCGCCTGGGACCGGAACGGTGCGCTCGACGACCCGGCGGTCGACGCGTACGAGCTCACGGTCGACGAGGACCAGGTCGTCCTGAAGGCGGCCGCGCCCCCCGGCCTGTTCCGCGGCGTCCAGACGCTGCGCCAGCTCTTCCCGCCGGAGATCGAGTCGACCACCGTCCAGGATGCACCCGCGAGCGGCTGGACCGCCCCGGCCGTCACGATCACCGACGCGCCCCGCTTCGCCTACCGGGGTGCGATGCTCGACGTGGCCCGCCGCTTCTACCCGGTCGAGTCCGTCAAGCGCTTCATCGACCACGCGTCGACCTACAAGCTCAACGCGCTCCACCTGCACCTCACGGACGACCAGGGCTGGCGCATCGCCGTCGACGCCCTGCCCCAGCTCACCGAGATCGGCTCCACGACCCAGGAGTGGTGGGAGCCGGGCAGCGGCGAGGGCGAGCGCTGGTACTACACCGCCGAGGAGTACGCGGAGATCGTCGCCTACGCGGGCGAGAAGTTCATGACGGTCGTCCCGGAGATCGACGGCCCCGGCCACACGCTCGCGGCCCAGGCGTCGCTCGGTTCGCTGACGTGCGACGGCGTGCCCACGGCGCAGTACTGGGGGCCTGAGGTCAACAATCCCGTGGTCTGCTCGAGCGACGAGAACATGGGCAACGTCCAAGCGTTCCTCCAGACCGTCCTCGCGTCCGTCGCGGGGCAGAACCCCGGACCGTACCTGCACCTGGGCGGCGACGAGGCACCGAGCCCTCCCGGCTGGTACGAGAACTACGCCGAGGCCGCGAACGAGATCGCGACCGGTCACGGCAAGACCGTGATCGGCTGGCACCAGTGGGGCGCGGCCGAGGCGCTGCCGCCGGGCACGCTCATCCAGTACTGGGGCGTGGGGGAGCGGCTGCGCCCGATCATCGGCGGCGAGGCGACCAACGCCGACCTGGTCGACGTGCAGGACGCCCTCGGCCTGGGCGCGCGGCTCATCATGTCGCCGGCGGACCGCACCTACCTCGACATGAAGTACGACCAGGACACCCCGTACGGCCTGGAGTGGGCCGCGCAGATCACGCTCGAGGAGGCGTACGACTGGGACCCCGCGACCGAGCTCACCTCGCCGGACGGGAAGAGTGCCCTGGCCGACGAGTCCGACATGGCCGGCGTCGAGGTCCTGCTCTGGTCGGACCGCTCCTACCCGGACAGCCTCGCGGGCCCGCCGTCCGGACCCGAGGTGTTCGTGCCCGTCGACCAGTACGCCGACTTCATGCTCTTCCCGCGCCTGCCCGCGACGGCCGAGGTCGCGTGGTCCGACCAGGCCGACCGCAGCTACCCGGACTTCCGCGACCGGCTCGTCCAGGTGTCCCCACGCTGGACCGCGGCGGGCATCGGGTGGAACGAGGTCTCGGACGTCGACTGGACCCCGTGA
- a CDS encoding DEAD/DEAH box helicase: protein MTTTETPIEPTELDLPSAETPADEAQGTLSSTIQAKDVSFADFGVRPEIVEALADAGITHPFPIQAMTLPVAMSGHDIIGQAKTGTGKTLGFGVPLLHRVVAPGEEGFDQLPAPGKPQALVIVPTRELAVQVAGDLEAASAKRSVRIIQLYGGRAYEPQIATLNAGVEVVVGTPGRMIDLMNQGHLNLTRARCVVLDEADEMLDLGFLPDVEKLLSRTPAARHTMLFSATMPGAVVSMARRYMTQPTHIRANDPDDGGQTVKNIKQVVYRAHALDKVEVLARILQSEGRGLTIVFARTKRTAAKVADELADRGFASGAIHGDLGQGAREQALRAFRSGKIDVLVATDVAARGIDVDDVTHVVNYQCPEDEKTYLHRTGRTGRAGNKGTAVTFVDWDDVPRWGLINKALDLNIPEPVETYSTSPHLYSDLNIPQGTKGRLPKSAQTRAGLDAEKLEDLGETGKRGGAPSRGGRDAGRDAGRSGLSDAGRSGSRDSGRSGSRSGGREGGRSGEGAQRSSASAGSTDATQAPRAEAPSAGVSGEGAPERPRRQRNRRRTRGGASDASGAPASAG from the coding sequence GTGACCACCACCGAAACTCCCATCGAGCCCACCGAGCTCGACCTCCCCTCTGCCGAGACCCCTGCCGACGAAGCACAGGGCACGCTCTCCTCGACCATCCAGGCCAAGGACGTCTCCTTCGCGGACTTCGGCGTCCGCCCGGAGATCGTCGAGGCCCTGGCCGATGCGGGCATCACGCACCCGTTCCCCATCCAGGCCATGACCCTGCCGGTCGCGATGTCGGGGCACGACATCATCGGCCAGGCCAAGACCGGTACCGGCAAGACGCTCGGCTTCGGCGTCCCGCTCCTGCACCGCGTCGTCGCACCGGGCGAGGAGGGCTTCGACCAGCTCCCCGCGCCGGGCAAGCCGCAGGCCCTCGTCATCGTCCCGACCCGCGAGCTCGCCGTCCAGGTCGCCGGCGACCTCGAGGCCGCGTCGGCCAAGCGCAGCGTCCGCATCATCCAGCTCTACGGCGGCCGTGCGTACGAGCCGCAGATCGCGACGCTCAACGCGGGCGTCGAGGTCGTCGTCGGGACCCCGGGTCGCATGATCGACCTCATGAACCAGGGGCACCTCAACCTCACGCGCGCTCGCTGCGTCGTGCTCGACGAGGCCGACGAGATGCTCGACCTGGGCTTCCTGCCCGACGTCGAGAAGCTTCTCTCGCGCACGCCCGCCGCCCGCCACACCATGCTGTTCTCGGCGACCATGCCGGGCGCGGTCGTCTCGATGGCCCGCCGCTACATGACGCAGCCCACCCACATCCGGGCCAACGACCCGGACGACGGCGGCCAGACCGTCAAGAACATCAAGCAGGTCGTCTACCGCGCGCACGCGCTCGACAAGGTCGAGGTCCTCGCGCGCATCCTCCAGTCGGAGGGCCGCGGCCTGACGATCGTGTTCGCGCGCACCAAGCGCACGGCCGCCAAGGTGGCCGACGAGCTCGCCGACCGCGGCTTCGCGTCGGGCGCGATCCACGGCGACCTGGGCCAGGGCGCCCGCGAGCAGGCGCTGCGCGCCTTCCGCTCGGGCAAGATCGACGTCCTCGTCGCGACCGACGTCGCGGCCCGAGGCATCGACGTCGACGACGTCACGCACGTCGTGAACTACCAGTGCCCCGAGGACGAGAAGACCTACCTGCACCGCACGGGCCGTACGGGCCGCGCGGGCAACAAGGGCACGGCCGTCACGTTCGTCGACTGGGACGACGTGCCGCGCTGGGGCCTGATCAACAAGGCCCTGGACCTGAACATCCCGGAGCCCGTCGAGACGTACTCGACGTCCCCGCACCTGTACTCGGACCTCAACATCCCCCAGGGCACCAAGGGTCGCCTGCCCAAGTCCGCGCAGACGCGCGCGGGCCTGGACGCCGAGAAGCTCGAGGACCTGGGCGAGACCGGCAAGCGCGGCGGTGCGCCCTCCCGCGGTGGCCGTGACGCAGGCCGCGACGCGGGCCGTTCGGGCTTGAGCGACGCTGGTCGTTCGGGCAGCCGCGACAGCGGTCGCAGCGGGTCGCGCTCCGGCGGCCGCGAGGGTGGCCGCAGCGGTGAGGGCGCGCAGCGCTCCTCGGCCTCCGCAGGGTCCACCGACGCCACGCAGGCTCCGCGCGCCGAGGCTCCGTCCGCAGGGGTCTCGGGCGAGGGCGCTCCCGAGCGTCCGCGCCGCCAGCGCAACCGCCGCCGCACGCGCGGTGGGGCGTCGGACGCCTCCGGGGCACCGGCTTCGGCGGGATGA